The Rhodamnia argentea isolate NSW1041297 chromosome 7, ASM2092103v1, whole genome shotgun sequence genome contains the following window.
GGAGTTTTTGTTGTTATTAGCTGATTAAGCGACAGCGTACGGACAGTATGTGGAGGATTAGGCTCTTCTCCTCTTTGTTTAATGATGTTTTATTATTAGGTTCATTATAAAGTTATATATAGATGACTTGGAGTTCAGTCCTTGTCCGAGGGCTATCACGCAAAACGCGGATTGGGCGCCGAAGAAAATAGTTAATCCATGATTTTCCGTCAATCACAAGTCTTTATTTTCTTACATCTTACATTGAATTTTATGAACGCGAATATTGATTAAGTAAAAATTTTCTCGCTTCATTCTTTTCGCGtgagattttttggaatttagacACAAAATTCGGCTCTCGACTTTCGAGTAATGTTGAGAATTGATGAAGAGATAATCGGAAAGGTCATGAAACGATAATGGGAATTATTTCGCTTTCATTCCATCGAAAACGTGAGGTAACGTCGcgattgaaaaggaaaaaaaatatgggaaagTTCTATGCTTGGCTTAGACTTTTGATTCAACTTTACTTTTTAACAACAAAAAGCGGGagcttcgaatgtaagaaattTACAAGAGCATTGCGTTTACCCTATAAAACTTGGAAGCTACTTTGCGAAATTTGAGTGAACTCTTGTCGGGGAGACGTTGACTTTAAGTTGCAATTTTGAAATCCCATCCCTAGTGACATCACTCGTTTAATTATTTGGCTACTTGAGATTTTTAACATTGTAATTTAATCGAAGTAAGATTGCCTGTACATGTGCTTGTTGTAGTGGCCGAAATTAATGATACGTCATATGGAATCACGAACTAGTCCGCGTGTACATTTAGGAGAAGATGTACATCATGTGATAGCGGCATGTGGATGACCAATAACTATTAATATGTCACATCGCACGAGTACTATAATTTGATCGGTTGCACGAAATCGGTCGAGCGCTATGAATTAAGTGTATTTTGCATGGCCTGATTTGCCATGAACTTCTTTATGTTCAaggggtgtgtttgtttgagcgaAAGAATTTTTTCGCAAATTGGGTTTCTGGACATTCACTCATTGGgtttattgaaaatgattggTCAATGAACGAAAAACCATCTACCGTCATGAAAAATTTGCATGTTTCaagttaggaaaatgaattctcgAAAGTATTTTCATGGgaaataatttttcgaaaagcattttcctttgcaatgagttttttttttctcaaaacaaacgcatcctaagTCCAGATTTTGGGCCGGTGTCGACACACACAAAATGCGCAGAGCATAGATTTTACATGGTATCCGTGATATGTACAGCCGATGGGTCGTTACTTAGCATTAGACCAAAGAGAAGGTGATCGGTGTAATAATCTCCATTATGTATTGATTACTCTAATTATGTTGAATACTCCTAGACAACCTAGGGGAATTAGAAGAATAACTTTAGTAGGTAAGTAAAAAGTCCCTTTGGAATTGCTAAATTAGATTGCAGCTATGTGGACAAGATAGCTTATCAAATTTCAGAGACAGAGCAGAGTGTCTTTTCCCATTAAAGTGACAAATCTAGATAgatatcatcttcttcttttttttttttttcatattctaaGGACATTATGATTAATCCTTTTAAGGCAAAGAATGAAGAATGCAAATGAGCTAATATCTGCAGTCGACATCATCGGAAAATCCAAACCGAAATTCGAAATCAAATCAAGTGCCAAATGCTACAAATAAGACACAAGCAAAAAAGTCTTATGTTGCAATTTGCACGAGAGACCCATCTTTTGCCGTCATCGATTGGATTTTTTGAACTTGACATCCCCCCATCTTGAACTTTTATAATATGACAAAATCTCCCCAGCCTAAAAGGCGGGGGAGAGCTGTGCATGGAGTGAAAATTGCTTGTGGTGCTTCCACTAGTTGGGCAAAATCTTGCATGGGGCCATCTCAGCAAATCTCATGTCCATTTCGAGGGGACATGTAGAGGGAGCACATGCACGTGAAAGTGACTCTTGATCTTGATTATTACCCCATTTGTTGTTCTAattgatttgttaatttataGGTGAGGGGTCTAGCGGGGAGAGAGACTTGAGTAAGTAAAACTAGTTGGAGACTTTTGGTATGTAGACATTGATTGGCCATTTCAACGAGAAATGTCAAGGTCCCCATTATTGCTCACGAGTTTTTTTGTCTCTTCGACGATTGGTCATTTTAACAGTTTCGTACTGAGAAAAGTttgctttctgttttttttttttttggcctgtcAATTTTAACAGGAAAGTTACGTGCTAGAAATTTCGCGGCAACGCTTATACCTGACCAGAACGCTTCTATGGCCAGTAAGCAAAGGGGTATTGCGTTGGAGCAATACAAATTGCGTTTTCCCTGCATGCCGTGCCACATGCGTACATTTAACAATCTATATATCCACCCGAGTTAACCTTGTGATGACGGATAGATTATCGTGTGTACTTGAGGTTATGAGAAATTGCTTTGAGGAATCGTTCTTCGAAAAACATTGAAATGTCCGACTATCATTTACAAGGGAAATTTCAGGTGAAGACGATCAATGGGCGGCCGGCCGAGAGACAAGTATGTGGGCTTGAGCAACATCCTCATGTGAGAAATGACCGACTCACCCAACTTTGGCTCCGGCCCGACTCCAATATTTCTACGAACGGGCTTGGCCAATACCATTAAACTCGACGCTCGGACCCGTCTAGCCCAATGATCACCTCTACCATCGGATATCCCGCATGCCTTTGCATTACATTCTTATAGTCACGGGGATTATCAATGTTTAATCCCAATAGTTAAATCCCACTCTTTCTCAACAGCTCAGATTGAATTCTGAACGATCCTAATggtaaaaaatcaaaaggacacACCACATAATATCCTTTGTTCCGTCCGCCGTCGTTTACGTCAATCCGCGAGGCAGGCGAATTGTGCCCATACGCGACGCGGGATACCAATGCGGAGGGGGACAAGGTGGGGCCCCGGGGGTGAAACGATTCGCAGTACCAGAAGACGCGGAGAGAGTGGGCGAGTTATTCACTATTCACGATTTCGGTCGCATGTGTGGGACGCGCGCAAGATGTCCCCGTCGCTCCGATGATTGCAACGCGCTCCAGTCGGTCCACTCGGCACTCAAATTTTGATAGGATCCCTTTTCCTCCTATCTACGTGTCAAACAGGTAGAACGAGTTATATTTCGATTGAGTCCAACATACTTCtactcatttaatttattttgacctATTTTATGTCATACAAATATGATGATCCATATTCGATCCGATCCGACCGATACTCGacctatattattaaaaaattatttcttatacatttttaaatatatatattgctaattttttttttataatttccttaGCTAACCCATTGATGACCTATATTGATAACCCATTAATTTCtaattaacccatttatgacccatttttaaaacttaaaaaatccATTTATAACCCATCACCATAAAATATGGGTCAACTATGGATTATAggcccattttgccacctctaattGTAAACACATTAAAAGGATCGTGTCCataattacaatccaccaatcAAAAGGTTATAGTTGGAGGGAATCTTCAtcgacctttttttttggccgaaattttcttcttcatcgacCTTTGTCGGATAAAAACATGCCCCATTTTGACAAGAGTCGCGATCCTTTTGATTTAGAATTTGCATTTGAGCTACTCGCGTTAAAATAAACTTGAGTCAATCTAGTTATCAAGGAGCCCGTTGGAACACTTGTCAACCCATTTCGTACATTGAACCACGCTTTTTCAGACACCAAAAATGGACAGAATACAACAATTTCCTAGGTCACGATATATTCAAACGTGTAAAAACTTACCCAATATCTGCAGAGCATATCAGGTAGACTTGTCACTTAAACAGTTTCGTCGCTCAAGTATCAAGCCGATGATTGAATACTAAGACTCAAGAGACATGAACTTGATGAGAAGACGAAATTCAGACTAGGAGGGACTCAAGATTGTCGTCCATTGCGAAGCTTTTCTTGGATTAGTTTCCGTCAAAAAACTCGTTTCACAGTGACTAAGTAGGACATTCTTGCATCAAGAATGCACTATCACTTACAGCAGCAACGTAACGACCTAAAATATGAATGTCAACAATTGCATATATGCAGGACATCTATCGGTTACATTTTAACATGTAGTTCAATAAGGTCAGCACAACATTCGATGTTCTATAAGACTTCACTGCTTAAGTGAATATGCATCTAGGTTGTTAGTTTTCTCAATAGTTCCACACACCTGAAGTCCAATTCGACGGGAGGATTATCTAGTATGGATATTGTCAcatcaaaattaaaatgcaaGGTTATGACAACTAACAACCCATATCCACACAATAGAAAAGCACAGGGGTTGAACTAAAAATGCCAGGATGCATCAAACTTACAGATTTTGCTTCCATGAAACAATCACTTCTCCTTCATCTGAGCTTGATTTATCGAGAAGCAGAGGGTATGCCTTTTCTCTGTTGAAGATTTGAGTAAATGAACTTCTGCTAAGACCACCGAAGGCATCCATCTGAATGGAACTTTTGAGTCTTTTATACCAATCCTTCCCACATAGGAAGGACAACAATACTTCTCCATCTTGAGGAGATTGACGATTGTAACCAGTGAATATATGATCTCATCATTAAGAGACGGGAGGTGATAAGCACATCAATCTCAATTCAGAATCACATCCAAGGGAGTGCATAGAGGATGATAATTTCTCTCATTGAAGCCCTTGTGGATGAACAGATCCTGTTCTGGAGGCGAAAACACTACATATGAGTCATCAAAATTGTAATCTTCGGCCCGACGAGAATTATATGAATCACGTGATAAAGAACAAGGAAGATCACTAAAAATCGCAATATCTTCCTTCCTGTGATATTGTATTTCACAGTCATAGTTGTGAAAGCTGGTTGAAGGAAATTGTGATGGACAAAACTGTAATGGATAATGAGAAGAGACAGAGAATGCAGGTGATTCTCTCCCCCCAAACCCAGATTCTAGAGTCTGTCGGTCAAAATATGATTTAAAATCATTACTGTGAAAGCTGGTCGATTGGAATTGTGATGGCCAATACCGTGAAGGATAATGAGACGAGACAAATAATGCAGATAATTCGCTCCCAACAAACCCAGAATCTAGAGTCTGCGGGTCATAATGCATTTCGAGATCATTGTCGTGAAAGCTTGTTGGATGGCATAGTGATGGACAAAATTTTGAAGGATAAAGAGATGAGACAGAGAATGCAGATAATTCCCTCCCACCAAACCCAGATTCCAGAGTCTGCTGGCGATCATTGCACCGATAAGTCAGCAATGCTGGTGCTGTAGTGAGCTCTCCACTTCGACAAACAAAGCATAAGTCTCTTTCATTATTCTTATTATCGAGAACccaatcccactctgaatctcGTGTCTCCTCTTCAATTGAGGATTTATTTGGAGCTTGGAACTCATCCTGGAAAAACCAAATGAAACGGAGGTATATATCCAACATTGGAAAGAAGCAGAATTTTTGTATAGTATGGGGATGGAGCTCTGAAAATCTCTAATTGTCCATTAATTACCTCAGATTCCTGCCAAGTACTGGTCTTGAGGGCAGCAACAGCTGGAAGATCAAAATCAGGGATAATTCTTTCTATAGGTTTATTTGCCCACCCAGAGGATAGAGAACAGTCCAAGCACTGTCTACCTTCAGCTTCCAGAAAGTCCCATGCGCAATTCTGATTAAACTCTTTTAACCGAATACCAAACTGTGGGTAAGCATGCAGTTTAGAGCTCATGCTGGAGTCAAGTTGCTTCCTAACAAGATTTGTAGAATCCTGGCAAAAGTATTGGTCACTCAGTAACAGCAATTAGGAGATAAACAAGTAATTATCCCACAAGATTAAAAATACAAGCATACATTGTCCTCATTGCTCATTGGGTTTAGGCGACTTAAGAGTACGGAAACAAAACCATACCTATTGGAAATTCCAAAAGTCCCTAGTAAGAGTCATTCAtgtgaaaagaagaaacaataagTTATGAGCTGTGATGATTCTTACCCCTTTGAGCAGAGTTTGTCAATTTCAGGAAAGGAGGTAGTTTTGACCCACAAAAGTAGATTCTCCCTCTTCTTAGGAAAGACTTCACCAGACTTATAGCTATACCAAGTCCCTGAagataatttcaatttttcagaGAAGCAACTTTAGGTATTCAAAAAGCACATGACCAAACTAAACATAAGAACAGCTGCAGAGAGATAGATGTATTTACTAATTTAGGTGGCCGAGGTGGAGGAGATGGAACGAGGAAACTGTAGACAATAATATCGGAATAGAAATCTTAGGGCAAGGGTGATTTCGTAAATGAGAACTGTTGTGCAGAGGTAAGCAGACAGTTAAACAGTAATGAATGACATGCCTAAAATGAAGTAATAAAACAAACAAGAGCTTGCCCAAGGCTGTAACCAGTCAATGCAATATGGGACTTAGTCATGAATAAAGGGAAAAGGACACtgcaagtgccataactttcgtatgatGCTAACTTGAgtacaataacttttttttcgatcacttaagtgtcataacctATGTATAACTTTTTCTCtgattacttgagtgccatataacttttcaattgattactagagtgccataactttttaagAACGTTCACCACAAGTGTTATGCCAAATTAGATTTCCGGTCCTTGGGTGAACGTTGTTAAAAttattatggcacttaagtgattgaagAAAAAGTTATGGCCCTTACGGTGTCCTTATCCCCATGAATAATGCGGTGTATTCCACAAAGAAATAACTTGATGGAGAAAGCTAGCAAGAATTTTATAATGCAGACCTGATTCTCTAGATACACTACCGAATGGAGCTTGAAGAGAGGTAGAATTCTCAGATGTAACATCCTGGTGAAGCAGTGATGACCCAGATTCCTCATGGACGCTACCGACCACATGGGTACTTGCTGAAAGAAGATAAAAACAGTCAGTAAGAGTACATTCTAAGTTACAAAGTGAGCAAGACAAAGTTTCTCAACCTACTGCTGGGATTGTAGTCAGATATAAACTTCTTAGCTGGAGTGGCATCATTTTGCATGGAACGGGAGCTTAATCTGTGACCCTTGttctccttcaatttcttgaaaaatgcaTACTCAGAGGTCTTCGGGACATCGGCTGCACGTAATGTTCACGCTTTGGTTATAAGATCAAATTCTCCAACGATTACACACTAACACTAGTGTATTTCAAGATAATGTAGCAAGAAACAATTATTGTATACCATCAAAGAGAAATCACCTGCACGCGAACTTACATATTTGGAACCCAGCTTCTTCTTGAGTTGTAGCTTCATCTTCCCTGAAGCCCAAGCGGTTCTCCTCACAATTATCAGCAAACTTAACTCTCTTTCTGCTTGCAGTTTCTtcacaaaataaagaaaataaacaccGTTCTTAGCTCATTGTCATAACAAGAAGTCTTGTTTTACTGTTGTTGTGGCTCTAGTATGCATGCACCATATGTATAGATTGAGAAGGACGCTAGATTCATCGATGAGACCCCACACCTGCTGCTATTGCACTGGATTATAACCTATCCAAGTACAATAACAGAACAAATTCTATTTCTAACTTGGCATGTGGGACTCCATAATAGATCCAGGTACAAGAGAAAACCCCGTAACAATACGATGGCATAATCACCAAACTTCCAGAAAATTGGACCATCCAACATGCCCGGTTTGTCCCCAGGTAAACAAAAATAACACAGCAATGGAAGAGCAACAGGaacaaaaaacaaggaaagaatcaaCATCTCCCAAATTAAAAAGCACCAACAAGTGAACGTAAGAAACAAGCAAGGCGTGATAATTCGCCAAGTCACAAAACAAAAATCCTTGTGCCATTGCTTCGCATCCTGTTCTGCAAGGAAGCTTCCCAACAGGAATGAAGAAACGCACTAACTCTACAGATAACTAATCCTTCGGCATACTAAAGAAAACGCTGCGAAAAGCCCTAAGCGAGAATCAAATCAATCGACAAACTTTGAACAGGCGAAACCATTCACATCTACGAATCCAATGGGAGAGCGATACCTTGACCCGATCGAGGGATTATTAGGTGGGGCAAACGGGTCTCGGAGCTCCGAAATGAGCGAAAACCAGCTCCGCCGGGAGCCCGCGAGCGTGGTGGGATTCTGGCGTTCGTTTTCAGAGCAATGATCTTCATTGTCGACCTCGACGAACACAGTGGTCGATATCGATCGATGGAAGAAGGATTTGATAATCGGCGAAATCGAAACCCTAAGCAAAGCGTCAGGTGGTCTGGTGATAACAGAGCAGAAGAAGAGAGGGGGACGAACAATTTGCGCGCCAAGATGGAGATTTGgcttataaaataaataaaaagctatttaaatttcctccattaataaaaaaagaattattccATTATTAACCTCGATTTGCCGCTTTTTttacctcctcttttttttttttttccgtctaCGAGTTATCAAAGACGctaattaaatttcttgcgatTGCTAATTTGAATTATAACTTCTATCAGTCAATAGTTTCCGGTTGCAGCTCTTTTGACTCGTAGAAAAATATATGAACATAGCAAGAttgtggccaaaaaaaaaaggcaagattaattttaatttgatggtTAAAGCATTAGCAGTTTTTTGCATGACGTCGATGCCCTTCTCAAATATCTAGCACCAAGCACTAATTTTTgtacgtgattttttggaaaaatttcaaatagaggATCCGAATGccttcattgtttcaaaaaaaggcttgaCTAAGGATATTTGcgtcatttacattttttttaattttaattttttccttttctttcttatttcttctttttttccttccttttggcCGGTTTCCACTGGCCACAGGCAAGGGCTCGCCTCACCTCGCCATGCCCAGGTGATGCCACCCAACTCTCATCCATGACCGACCATCCCCCGAGACTAGCCACGGACGAAAAGGAATGGaacaaaacgaaaaataaaaaaatcgaaaaataaaaatgaccaaaatatcAGGCTCTTTTTTAGAATAATGAGCTCATTCAAGGCTCTTCTCCGAAATAAGGTCCAttttatatctttatttgaaaaaatacgggtacttcatatttttctttaaaaaaatttcaattttttaagggGCGCGCTTTTCCACTCATAATTTGGCTAAAATACTCTCAACAAAGGTGTCGTGATCAATTTACCGATTGTGGGTCCCACTTTCAGCATCTTTTGTGTTCTCttgatatccttttttttttttttgtagattttccttttcaacgtGTCACTTTcgtccatctccatctccatctttctctctttctctgtcttgCAGGCAATCCATCAATAAGGATCTGCTAGAGCTAACACAATACCTGTTTATTAGGATCGTCAAGCCACGAGGTCTCGCTCACAATGATAGCCCTACGTGATCTTTCGCCCGTCAACTCACTATGCTCATTGCAATCTAACGATACACCGCCCCGGCAAGCCGACCGACTCGTTGGAACGGCACCGGCCAGTTCTTCGCACTCGGCCACCACAAGCGTGAGCGGGCGAGCTCCACACTAGAGATCGCCCTCTGGGACTTGCTATCGGAGACCTTCCTCAGCGGCGTTTGCTTCGACCTCTCCGATCAAGCAGCGAGCTCGATGGAGCAGCAAATATACGAGAGGCACGTGGTAGCCAAGTGGTTTGCGCTTGAGGGCATCGCCGGCGAAGGCGAGTTTTACTGCGACTGATTGTATCTGAGGCTGTGCTTGGAAGGCTGTTATCAAGTGCTCGACAAGGCGGCGTACGTGTTTGCAGCGACTTGCAGCCCACCGCTATCCTAGTCTCCGTCTTGTACCTGGTGCTCGTGTGGCTCTTACATGCGTTCTTGATTGGAGTGTGGTACTATAAATTTAGGCTGAGATACCGGCCGGGATGGACAGTAGTTCTTCTGCACAACAATTCTTCCTATATGCTCGCTTGGATATTCCATTTTTACTTTAAGTTCTGGAACTTGTATCATGTGATTGCAATGAAATTGCAAGAATGTCGGCGATATTCATGTTCATAGAATGTACATCTTCttttgtaccttttttttttccttatgctTCTCTATTGGTTCATTGAGACCAATTTAAATCGCGCCGAAGCTTTTTAAATTCGTTACCAAATGTACAAATTGTAAACTCCCTTGGATTTGAAATGATGGGTTCGAAGGAAAACATTGATAAGAGTCAAGATTAATGGAGTTTGATGCCTTCTATTTGATGGATGGATCCTCTCCGTCTCGATAGCA
Protein-coding sequences here:
- the LOC115728769 gene encoding uncharacterized protein LOC115728769 isoform X3, which translates into the protein MMPLQLRSLYLTTIPAVASTHVVGSVHEESGSSLLHQDVTSENSTSLQAPFGSVSRESGTWYSYKSGEVFPKKRENLLLWVKTTSFPEIDKLCSKGYGFVSVLLSRLNPMSNEDNDSTNLVRKQLDSSMSSKLHAYPQFGIRLKEFNQNCAWDFLEAEGRQCLDCSLSSGWANKPIERIIPDFDLPAVAALKTSTWQESEDEFQAPNKSSIEEETRDSEWDWVLDNKNNERDLCFVCRSGELTTAPALLTYRCNDRQQTLESGFGGRELSAFSVSSLYPSKFCPSLCHPTSFHDNDLEMHYDPQTLDSGFVGSELSALFVSSHYPSRYWPSQFQSTSFHSNDFKSYFDRQTLESGFGGRESPAFSVSSHYPLQFCPSQFPSTSFHNYDCEIQYHRKEDIAIFSDLPCSLSRDSYNSRRAEDYNFDDSYVVFSPPEQDLFIHKGFNERNYHPLCTPLDVILN
- the LOC115728769 gene encoding uncharacterized protein LOC115728769 isoform X2 — encoded protein: MKIIALKTNARIPPRSRAPGGAGFRSFRSSETRLPHLIIPRSGQAASRKRVKFADNCEENRLGFREDEATTQEEAGFQISDVPKTSEYAFFKKLKENKGHRLSSRSMQNDATPAKKFISDYNPSTSTHVVGSVHEESGSSLLHQDVTSENSTSLQAPFGSVSRESGTWYSYKSGEVFPKKRENLLLWVKTTSFPEIDKLCSKGYGFVSVLLSRLNPMSNEDNDSTNLVRKQLDSSMSSKLHAYPQFGIRLKEFNQNCAWDFLEAEGRQCLDCSLSSGWANKPIERIIPDFDLPAVAALKTSTWQESEDEFQAPNKSSIEEETRDSEWDWVLDNKNNERDLCFVCRSGELTTAPALLTYRCNDRQQTLESGFGGRELSAFSVSSLYPSKFCPSLCHPTSFHDNDLEMHYDPQTLDSGFVGSELSALFVSSHYPSRYWPSQFQSTSFHSNDFKSYFDRQTLESGFGGRESPAFSVSSHYPLQFCPSQFPSTSFHNYDCEIQYHRKEDIAIFSDLPCSLSRDSYNSRRAEDYNFDDSYVVFSPPEQDLFIHKGFNERNYHPLCTPLDVILN
- the LOC115728769 gene encoding uncharacterized protein LOC115728769 isoform X1 → MKIIALKTNARIPPRSRAPGGAGFRSFRSSETRLPHLIIPRSGQETASRKRVKFADNCEENRLGFREDEATTQEEAGFQISDVPKTSEYAFFKKLKENKGHRLSSRSMQNDATPAKKFISDYNPSTSTHVVGSVHEESGSSLLHQDVTSENSTSLQAPFGSVSRESGTWYSYKSGEVFPKKRENLLLWVKTTSFPEIDKLCSKGYGFVSVLLSRLNPMSNEDNDSTNLVRKQLDSSMSSKLHAYPQFGIRLKEFNQNCAWDFLEAEGRQCLDCSLSSGWANKPIERIIPDFDLPAVAALKTSTWQESEDEFQAPNKSSIEEETRDSEWDWVLDNKNNERDLCFVCRSGELTTAPALLTYRCNDRQQTLESGFGGRELSAFSVSSLYPSKFCPSLCHPTSFHDNDLEMHYDPQTLDSGFVGSELSALFVSSHYPSRYWPSQFQSTSFHSNDFKSYFDRQTLESGFGGRESPAFSVSSHYPLQFCPSQFPSTSFHNYDCEIQYHRKEDIAIFSDLPCSLSRDSYNSRRAEDYNFDDSYVVFSPPEQDLFIHKGFNERNYHPLCTPLDVILN